In a genomic window of Diadema setosum chromosome 3, eeDiaSeto1, whole genome shotgun sequence:
- the LOC140246725 gene encoding peroxidasin homolog, whose product MSSASHLKLAGTPSDVQLSWSNLTQLSEVSPHQQLDVNCSSFGYPPPTVIWMKEGTVTPINTGSGFSTLSFSHVDRSISGRYLCQADNGIPPAKRENAIIHVFYPPNIKELTVFTANHTKIGIEEYLLCVVEAHPAANVTWAAIGYHSTGAPNTTDVSPSPFDSVIESRLVLAGITTGNSPREFTCIARNKFGVAERTVELSDDKQVSSLTGSPLDVQLNWSNLTDLSEISLHQQLDVNCSSSGYPLPTVSWMKEGTVTPISAGSGLSTLSFSHVDRIISGRYFCQADNGIPPVKNKSAVIHVFYPPNIKELTVVFTEQTEIGNQEYLMCVVEAHPAPTVTWAAIGYHSIGAPNTTDVSPSPFYSVIESRLVLAGVTTWKHSPREYTCVARNQFGVAERTVELSDDKQGLE is encoded by the exons ATGAGCTCTGCGTCCCACCTGAAATTGGCAG GAACCCCGTCGGATGTGCAGTTAAGTTGGTCAAATCTTACACAGTTGTCGGAAGTATCACCACATCAGCAACTAGATGTCAACTGCTCATCTTTCGGCTACCCGCCTCCCACGGTTATTTGGATGAAAGAAGGGACTGTCACTCCTATCAATACGGGTAGTGGATTTTCAACGTTGTCGTTCTCGCATGTGGATAGAAGCATATCAGGGAGATACCTTTGTCAGGCGGATAACGGTATACCACCTGCGAAGCGAGAGAATGCAATCATCCACGTATTTT ATCCTCCAAACATTAAGGAATTGACGGTGTTCACGGCAAACCATACTAAAATCGGAATCGAGGAATATCTGCTGTGCGTCGTAGAAGCTCACCCAGCTGCTAATGTCACCTGGGCAGCGATTGGATACCATTCTACTGGCGCCCCAAATACTACCGATGTATCTCCGAGCCCCTTTGATAGTGTCATTGAGAGCAGGCTCGTTTTGGCCGGTATCACGACTGGAAATTCGCCTAGGGAATTCACATGCATCGCTAGAAACAAGTTTGGTGTTGCAGAGCGTACGGTTGAATTGTCGGATGACAAACAAG TTTCGTCATTAACAGGTTCGCCTTTAGATGTGCAGCTGAATTGGTCAAACCTTACAGACTTGTCTGAAATTTCACTACATCAACAGCTTGATGTCAACTGTTCATCTTCCGGCTACCCGCTTCCAACGGTCAGTTGGATGAAAGAAGGGACTGTCACTCCTATCAGTGCGGGTAGTGGACTTTCAACGTTGTCATTCTCGCACGTGGATAGAATAATATCAGGGAGATATTTTTGTCAGGCGGATAACGGTATACCACCTGTAAAAAACAAGAGtgcagtcattcatgtatttt ATCCCCCAAACATCAAGGAATTGACTGTTGTTTTCACGGAACAGACTGAAATCGGAAACCAAGAATATCTGATGTGCGTCGTAGAAGCTCACCCAGCTCCTACTGTCACCTGGGCAGCGATAGGATACCATTCTATTGGCGCCCCAAATACTACCGATGTATCTCCGAGCCCCTTCTATAGTGTCATTGAGAGCAGACTGGTTTTGGCCGGTGTGACCACTTGGAAACATTCACCGAGAGAATACACGTGCGTTGCAAGAAACCAGTTCGGCGTTGCAGAGCGTACGGTTGAATTATCCGACGATAAACAAG GTTTGGAGTAA